One window of the Gopherus evgoodei ecotype Sinaloan lineage unplaced genomic scaffold, rGopEvg1_v1.p scaffold_36_arrow_ctg1, whole genome shotgun sequence genome contains the following:
- the LOC115641901 gene encoding olfactory receptor 52N4-like, translated as MAALNFTQSDPSTFILMGVPGMEDVHIWISIPYSTSYIFCLLGNFMVLFVVSKEETLQKPMYLLICMLALTDITKSSTVMPKALCIFWFNLKGITMGGCLTQIFFLHSVSFVQSGVLMLMAIDRYVAVYNPLRYPTILTNARVVMLGLACLVRALLFMVPLTLTLSRLPFCDNRIITLTHCEHMLLAMISCGDITFNRTYSFVMPFLLMGSDLMLIALSYGLIIRAVLRISSKRAHQKALNTCTAHICVLMIFYTPVFFTILTIRFIGHITPYGRIILSALYQLVPPVLNPIIYGVKTQELSDKVGKYTCRR; from the coding sequence ATGGCAGCTTTGAACTTCACCCAGTCTGACCCGTCAACATTCATCCTAATGGGCGTCCCTGGCATGGAAGATGTCCacatctggatttccatcccttaCTCTACATCCTACATTTTCTGCCTGTTGGGAAATTTCATGGTTCTGTTTGTTGTAAGCAAAGAGGAGACCCTGCAAAAGCCGATGTACCTGCTGATATGCATGCTGGCACTCACAGACATCACCAAGTCTAGTACAGTCATGCCAAAGGCTCTGTGTATATTTTGGTTTAATCTGAAAGGCATTACTATGGgtggctgcctcacccagattTTCTTCCTTCACTCAGTTAGTTTTGTGCAGTCTGGTGTTCTCATGCTAATGGCCATTGATCGCTATGTTGCCGTATATAATCCTTTGAGATACCCCACCATCCTCACCAATGCACGAGTAGTTATGCTAGGGCTTGCTTGTTTGGTAAGAGCTTTACTTTTCATGGTgcccctgaccctgaccctgagcAGGCTGCCATTCTGTGACAACCGCATTATAACCCTCACGCACTGCGAGCACATGCTTTTGGCAATGATATCGTGTGGGGATATCACATTCAACAGGACATACAGCTTCGTGATGCCATTTTTACTCATGGGGTCAGATCTGATGCTCATTGCCCTGTCCTATGGTCTCATCATTAGGGCCGTCCTCAGAATTTCCTCCAAAAGAGCCCACCAGAAAGCCCTCAACACCTGCACAGCCCACATTTGCGTATTGATGATATTTTATACTCCCGTTTTCTTCACCATCCTGACAATCCGGTTCATTGGACACATCACTCCCTATGGTCGCATCATCTTGTCCGCCCTCTATCAGCTTGTTCCTCCTGTGCTGAACCCCATCATTTATGGGGTCAAAACCCAAGAGCTGAGTGATAAAGTGGGAAAATACACTTGCAGAAGGTGA